From the genome of Ptychodera flava strain L36383 chromosome 22, AS_Pfla_20210202, whole genome shotgun sequence, one region includes:
- the LOC139123389 gene encoding uncharacterized protein, with product MDDKLIEFLKSRCISSEVVEKLQTEKIDPLVVVSMDDMALSRYFSSPGDRLAVFEFCRRLLTQVDAPNKEKQPVLVQKFKKKVRRLNRVEPQESEMPDGVTSSERNKQSLINKNTHKRVEFRWFNYEYDTNAFKQIHAKTGNSAAIMFVNKSIQKSDLLHLATEYFFPNGISAKGKIDDFDFDIRDKYDNDIDENATVGEMGDKSRFRVQRFRMVTTKKKLLSSELSLNNEYGIVTVQSNNTDEANGGLSANLQEDLMETPMEQSPMEQSGEGQDISMEPFICPDGNEGPPGQSDKTVNPIENDSYDSNSTQRNCSTMPPQACNDVSNIEEIGSGQEGFQDGSDPRSLSSDPYQSTQCQDHSDLDKTRRLLIHRSNIVDDMLNAFSDPDIIHDYPNLSSCYRMEIWRKQPELVSHEIATQDFGKSSTKDGQLETSTGYRTVNSTIPAVCGKV from the exons ATGGATGACAAATTGATAGAATTTTTGAAATCGCGATGTATTTCCTCAGAAGTCGTGGAAAAGTTGCAAACAGAGAAG aTTGACCCTTTGGTAGTGGTATCCATGGATGACATGGCGTTATCCCGATACTTTTCTTCACCTGGTGACCGACTTGCTGTATTTGAATTTTGTCGACGATTGTTGACGCAAGTAGACGCACCGAATAAAGAAAAACAACCAGTACTGGTacaaaaatttaagaaaaaagtGAGACGACTTAATCGAGTAGAACCTCAAGAGTCAGAAATGCCGGACGGTGTTACATCATCTGAAAGAAACAAGCAAAGTCTGATCAATAAAAACACGCACAAAAGGGTTGAGTTTAGATGGTTCAACTATGAATATGACACCAATGCCTTCAAGCAAATTCACGCCAAGACGGGCAATAGTGCTGCCATTATGTTTGTAAATAAGTCAATTCAGAAATCAGACCTGTTACACTTAGCAACAGAGTACTTTTTTCCGAACGGTATATCAGCTAAGGGAAAGATTGACGATTTCGATTTTGATATTAGAGACAAGTATGACAATGATATCGATGAAAATGCTACGGTGGGTGAGATGGGTGATAAAAGCCGTTTCAGGGTGCAGCGATTTCGTATGGTAACTACAAAGAAAAAACTTTTGTCTAGTGAGCTGTCTTTAAACAATGAATATGGTATAGTGACTGTACAGTCCAACAACACTGACGAAGCAAACGGAGGATTATCTGCAAATCTTCAAGAAGATCTGATGGAGACACCCATGGAACAGTCACCAATGGAGCAGTCTGGGGAAGGACAAGACATATCTATGGAGCCGTTTATCTGTCCTGATGGCAATGAAGGTCCACCTGGCCAGTCTGATAAAACCGTTAACCCAATCGAAAACGACAGCTATGATTCCAATTCTACACAGAGAAATTGTTCAACCATGCCTCCACAAGCCTGTAATGATGTTTCAAATATTGAGGAAATTGGTAGCGGGCAAGAGGGTTTTCAAGATGGGTCTGACCCCCGCAGTTTATCTAGTGATCCTTACCAATCGACCCAATGTCAAGATCATAGTGACCTGGATAAAACTCGAAGATTACTGATACATCGAAGCAATATAGTAGATGACATGCTCAATGCATTCTCCGATCCAGACATCATACATGATTATCCTAATTTAAGTTCATGTTACCGAATGGAGATTTGGAGGAAACAACCGGAATTGGTGTCACACGAGATTGCTACACAGGATTTTGGGAAGAGTTCTACGAAAGATGGACAGTTGGAAACATCTACCGGGTACCGCACTGTAAACTCAACTATTCCAGCAGTATGTGGAAAAGTGTAG